One segment of Tenrec ecaudatus isolate mTenEca1 chromosome 1, mTenEca1.hap1, whole genome shotgun sequence DNA contains the following:
- the LOC142437617 gene encoding histone H2B type 1-C/E/F/G/I, with translation MPEPAKSAPAPKKGSKKAVTKAQKKDGKKRKRSRKESYSVYVYKVLKQVHPDTGISSKAMGIMNSFVNDIFERIAGEASRLAHYNKRSTITSREIQTAVRLLLPGELAKHAVSEGTKAVTKYTSSK, from the coding sequence ATGCCTGAGCCAGCTAAGTCCGCGCCCGCCCCGAAGAAGGGCTCCAAGAAGGCCGTGACCAAGGCGCAGAAGAAGGACGGCAAGAAGCGCAAGCGCAGCCGCAAGGAGAGCTACTCCGTGTACGTGTACAAGGTGCTGAAGCAGGTCCACCCTGACACGGGCATctcgtccaaggccatgggcatcATGAACTCGTTCGTGAACGACATCTTCGAGCGCATCGCCGGCGAGGCGTCCCGCCTGGCGCATTACAACAAGCGCTCGACCATCACGTCGCGGGAGATCCAGACGGCCGTGCGCCTGCTGCTGCCCGGGGAGCTGGCCAAGCACGCCGTGTCCGAGGGCACCAAGGCTGTCACCAAGTACACCAGCTCCAAGTAA
- the LOC142437616 gene encoding histone H2A type 1 has protein sequence MSGRGKQGGKARAKAKTRSSRAGLQFPVGRVHRLLRKGNYAERVGAGAPVYLAAVLEYLTAEILELAGNAARDNKKTRIIPRHLQLAIRNDEELNKLLGKVTIAQGGVLPNIQAVLLPKKTESHHKAKGK, from the coding sequence ATGTCTGGACGCGGCAAGCAAGGCGGCAAGGCTCGCGCCAAGGCCAAGACCCGCTCCTCCCGCGCCGGCCTCCAGTTCCCGGTGGGCCGCGTGCACCGCCTGCTCCGCAAAGGCAACTACGCCGAGCGCGTCGGGGCCGGCGCGCCCGTGTACCTGGCGGCCGTGCTGGAGTACCTGACGGCCGAGATCCTGGAGCTGGCGGGCAACGCGGCGCGCGACAACAAGAAGACGCGCATCATCCCGCGCCACCTGCAGCTGGCCATCCGCAACGACGAGGAGCTCAACAAGCTGCTGGGCAAAGTCACCATCGCGCAGGGCGGCGTCCTGCCCAACATCCAGGCCGTGCTGCTGCCCAAGAAGACCGAGAGCCACCACAAGGCCAAGGGCAAATAA
- the LOC142428008 gene encoding histone H1.3-like, with product MSETAPAAPATSSPAEKTPVKKKARKSAGAAKRKASGPPVSELITKAVGASKERSGVSLAALKKALAAAGYDVEKNNSRIKLGLKSLVNKGILVQTKGTGASGSFKLNKKAGSGEVKPKAKKAGAAKAKKPAAAKKVKKAAGAATPKKSAKKTPKKAKKPAAAAGVKKVAKSPKKVKATKAKKAPKSPAKAKATKAKASKPKAAKAKKAAPKKK from the coding sequence ATGTCGGAAACTGCACCCGCCGCCCCTGCTACATCTTCTCCCGCCGAGAAGACGCCGGTCAAGAAGAAGGCCCGTAAGTCTGCAGGTGCCGCCAAGCGCAAGGCGTCCGGCCCCCCGGTGTCCGAGCTCATCACCAAAGCTGTGGGCGCCTCCAAGGAGCGCAGCGGCGTGTCCCTGGCCGCGCTCAAGAAGGCGCTGGCGGCCGCCGGCTACGACGTGGAGAAGAACAACAGCCGCATCAAGCTGGGCCTCAAGAGCCTGGTGAACAAGGGCATCCTGGTGCAGACCAAGGGCACCGGCGCCTCGGGCTCCTTCAAGCTCAACAAGAAGGCCGGCTCCGGGGAGGTCAAGCCCAAAGCCAAGAAGGCGGGCGCGGCCAAAGCCAAGAAGCCCGCCGCCGCCAAGAAGGTTAAGAAGGCGGCAGGAGCAGCCACCCCAAAGAAGAGCGCCAAGAAGACCCCCAAGAAGGCGAAGAAGCCAGCGGCTGCCGCTGGGGTCAAGAAAGTGGCCAAGAGCCCCAAGAAGGTGAAGGCTACCAAGGCCAAAAAGGCGCCCAAAAGCCCAGCGAAAGCCAAGGCGACCAAGGCTAAGGCGTCTAAGCCCAAGGCAGCCAAGGCCAAGAAGGCAGCCCCCAAAAAGAAGTAA
- the LOC142428025 gene encoding histone H4, with protein sequence MSGRGKGGKGLGKGGAKRHRKVLRDNIQGITKPAIRRLARRGGVKRISGLIYEETRGVLKVFLENVIRDAVTYTEHAKRKTVTAMDVVYALKRQGRTLYGFGG encoded by the coding sequence ATGTCTGGTCGCGGGAAAGGGGGAAAGGGTCTCGGGAAGGGTGGTGCTAAGCGGCACCGCAAGGTGCTCCGCGACAATATCCAGGGCATCACCAAGCCCGCCATCCGCCGGCTGGCCCGGCGCGGCGGCGTCAAGCGCATCTCGGGTCTCATCTACGAGGAGACGCGCGGCGTCCTCAAGGTGTTCCTGGAGAACGTGATCCGCGACGCCGTCACCTACACGGAGCACGCCAAGCGCAAGACGGTCACGGCCATGGACGTGGTCTACGCGCTCAAGCGCCAGGGACGCACCCTCTACGGCTTCGGCGGTTAA
- the LOC142428016 gene encoding histone H2B type 1-C/E/F/G/I-like, whose protein sequence is MPEPAKSAPAAKKGSKKAVTKAQKKDGKKRKRSRKESYSVYVYKVLKQVHPDTGISSKAMGIMNSFVNDIFERIAGEASRLAHYNKRSTITSREIQTAVRLLLPGELAKHAVSEGTKAVTKYTSSK, encoded by the coding sequence ATGCCCGAGCCAGCAAAGTCGGCGCCTGCCGCGAAGAAGGGCTCCAAGAAGGCCGTGACCAAGGCGCAGAAGAAGGACGGCAAGAAGCGCAAGCGCAGCCGCAAGGAGAGCTACTCGGTGTACGTGTACAAGGTGCTGAAGCAGGTCCACCCCGACACCGGCATCTCGTCTAAGGCCATGGGCATCATGAACTCGTTCGTGAACGACATCTTCGAGCGCATCGCCGGCGAGGCGTCCCGCCTGGCGCATTACAACAAGCGCTCGACCATCACGTCGCGGGAGATCCAGACGGCCGTGCGCCTGCTGCTGCCCGGGGAGCTGGCCAAGCACGCCGTGTCCGAGGGCACCAAGGCCGTCACCAAGTACACCAGCTCCAAGTAA
- the LOC142428029 gene encoding histone H2B type 2-F, with protein MPEPAKSAPAPKKGSKKAVTKVQKKDGKKRKRSRKESYSVYVYKVLKQVHPDTGISSKAMGIMNSFVNDIFERIAGEASRLAHYNKRSTITSREIQTAVRLLLPGELAKHAVSEGTKAVTKYTSSK; from the coding sequence ATGCCTGAGCCCGCCAAGTCCGCGCCCGCCCCGAAGAAGGGCTCCAAGAAGGCGGTGACCAAGGTGCAGAAGAAGGACGGCAAGAAGCGCAAGCGCAGCCGCAAGGAGAGCTACTCGGTGTACGTGTACAAGGTGCTGAAGCAGGTCCACCCCGACACCGGCATctcgtccaaggccatgggcatcATGAACTCGTTCGTGAACGACATCTTCGAGCGCATCGCCGGCGAGGCGTCCCGCCTGGCGCATTACAACAAGCGCTCGACCATCACGTCGCGGGAGATCCAGACGGCCGTGCGCCTGCTGCTGCCCGGGGAGCTGGCCAAGCACGCCGTGTCCGAGGGCACCAAGGCCGTCACCAAGTACACCAGCTCCAAGTAA
- the H1-4 gene encoding histone H1.4: MSETAPAAPAAPAPAEKTPVKKKARKSAGAAKRKASGPPVSELITKAVGASKERSGVSLAALKKALAAAGYDVEKNNSRIKLGLKSLVNKGILVQTKGTGASGSFKLNKKAGSGEVKPKAKKAGATRAKKPAGAKKAKKATGAATPKKSAKKTPKKAKKPAAAAGAKKAKSPKKAKAARPKKVPKSPAKAKAVKSKAAKPKPAKTKAAKPKKAAAKKK, translated from the coding sequence ATGTCGGAGACTGCGCCCGCCGCCCCTGCCGCGCCGGCCCCCGCCGAGAAGACGCCGGTCAAGAAGAAGGCCCGTAAGTCTGCAGGTGCCGCCAAGCGCAAAGCGTCCGGCCCCCCGGTGTCCGAGCTCATCACCAAAGCTGTGGGCGCCTCCAAGGAGCGCAGCGGCGTGTCCCTGGCCGCGCTCAAGAAGGCGCTGGCGGCCGCCGGCTACGACGTGGAGAAGAACAACAGCCGCATCAAGCTGGGCCTCAAGAGCCTGGTGAACAAGGGCATCTTGGTGCAGACCAAGGGCACCGGCGCCTCGGGCTCCTTCAAGCTCAACAAGAAGGCCGGCTCTGGCGAGGTCAAGCCCAAAGCCAAGAAGGCGGGCGCGACCAGAGCCAAGAAGCCTGCGGGCGCAAAGAAGGCCAAGAAGGCGACCGGGGCAGCCACCCCGAAGAAGAGCGCCAAGAAGACCCCAAAGAAAGCAAAGAAGCCAGCTGCGGCTGCGGGAGCCAAAAAAGCCAAAAGCCCCAAAAAGGCCAAGGCAGCCAGGCCCAAGAAGGTGCCCAAGAGTCCAGCAAAGGCCAAAGCGGTAAAATCCAAGGCGGCTAAACCAAAGCCCGCCAAAACCAAGGCAGCTAAGCCAAAGAAGGCGGCAgccaagaagaaataa